GGCTCAGGCCGTGTTTTTTTTAGCAAGCACAACACCTGGCGATACCCGAGTCGAACATGAAAAACATTCTTGCCATCCAGTCCCACGTGGTATTTGGTCACGCCGGTAACAGCGCGGCCGAATTCCCGATGCGCCGTCTGGGCGCCAACGTCTGGCCGCTGAACACGGTGCAGTTCTCCAACCACACGCAGTATGGGCAATGGACCGGCACGGTGATGCCCGCCAGCCACCTGAGCGAGATTGTGCAGGGCATTGCGAATATCGGCCAACTGGAGCGCTGTGATGCGGTGCTGAGCGGATATCTGGGCTCCGCAGAACAGGGCGAACATATTCTGTCTATCGTGCGTCAGGTCAAGGCCGCTAACCCGAAGGCAAAATACTTCTGTGACCCGGTGATGGGTCACCCGGAAAAAGGCTGTATCGTGGCACCCGGCGTGGCTGAATACCACACGCGCTACGCCATGCCAGCGAGCGATATCATCGCCCCGAACCTGATTGA
This Klebsiella michiganensis DNA region includes the following protein-coding sequences:
- a CDS encoding pyridoxamine kinase (catalyzes the formation of pyridoxal 5'-phosphate from pyridoxal), producing MKNILAIQSHVVFGHAGNSAAEFPMRRLGANVWPLNTVQFSNHTQYGQWTGTVMPASHLSEIVQGIANIGQLERCDAVLSGYLGSAEQGEHILSIVRQVKAANPKAKYFCDPVMGHPEKGCIVAPGVAEYHTRYAMPASDIIAPNLIELEILSGHSVNNVDEAVATARELIAQGPEIVLVKHLARAGYQQDRFEMLLVTADEAWHIHRPLVDFGERQPVGVGDVTSGLLLVKLLQGATLREALEHVTAAVYDIMVVTKRMQEYELQLVAAQDGIARPEHYFTAVKL